Proteins from one Anaerohalosphaeraceae bacterium genomic window:
- a CDS encoding PEP-CTERM sorting domain-containing protein (PEP-CTERM proteins occur, often in large numbers, in the proteomes of bacteria that also encode an exosortase, a predicted intramembrane cysteine proteinase. The presence of a PEP-CTERM domain at a protein's C-terminus predicts cleavage within the sorting domain, followed by covalent anchoring to some some component of the (usually Gram-negative) cell surface. Many PEP-CTERM proteins exhibit an unusual sequence composition that includes large numbers of potential glycosylation sites. Expression of one such protein has been shown restore the ability of a bacterium to form floc, a type of biofilm.), protein MKIKIVSFFALFVFLTVGVSAFSSVFEPVWRGSEKSVFAEWGSWNNRTLVSGDMLFSPDLTGFGEGTRKSIAVQAFQEGYYLGEPAQVLGEYSGRQNVLKLNTNGLYITLPNFMAGEKYTLVHFVITYEDTFASFAGFRVTGMTDEGVIPAYNDVVIAPQPLQSIRQDHWLTEVYEFTIEPSPQWETFYLLFTHYPSYPYLSDAPYIDSFSFDTICIPEPSGLILLTLGAAVFSRFRR, encoded by the coding sequence TTGAAGATAAAAATTGTCTCTTTCTTTGCACTGTTTGTTTTCTTGACAGTGGGGGTTTCCGCTTTCTCGAGTGTCTTTGAGCCGGTCTGGCGGGGCAGTGAGAAATCCGTCTTTGCAGAGTGGGGCAGCTGGAACAATCGTACCCTTGTTTCGGGCGATATGCTTTTTTCCCCGGATTTGACGGGGTTTGGGGAGGGGACCAGGAAGTCAATTGCCGTACAGGCCTTCCAGGAAGGGTATTATCTTGGCGAGCCGGCACAAGTCCTCGGTGAATACAGCGGCCGACAGAACGTCCTCAAACTGAACACAAACGGTCTTTATATCACCTTGCCGAATTTTATGGCGGGAGAAAAATATACACTTGTTCATTTTGTAATAACCTACGAGGATACATTTGCTTCTTTTGCGGGCTTTCGAGTTACTGGAATGACCGATGAGGGGGTAATTCCCGCTTATAACGATGTGGTCATTGCCCCGCAGCCGCTCCAAAGCATCCGGCAGGACCACTGGCTCACAGAGGTTTATGAGTTTACAATAGAGCCCAGCCCCCAATGGGAAACCTTCTATTTGCTGTTTACCCATTATCCGAGTTATCCTTATTTGTCAGACGCTCCATATATCGACTCTTTCAGTTTTGATACCATTTGCATTCCTGAGCCCTCCGGTCTGATTTTGCTGACGCTCGGAGCCGCCGTCTTTTCCCGCTTCCGCCGGTAA
- a CDS encoding YhcH/YjgK/YiaL family protein, with product MITDSLEHAFLYETIDARVAAGMALLNEEYVRTAAEGRYEVQGDDLFFIVQEYATLPFEQGRLEIHQKYLDIQFIASGRECIGYAPLEGLAELEPYSDSKDIAFYSSNRPVSRLILETGMFAVFFPQEPHMPGRQVSDKPEPVKKIVVKIRMK from the coding sequence ATGATAACGGATTCGCTTGAACATGCCTTTTTGTACGAAACAATTGACGCTCGAGTTGCCGCGGGAATGGCTTTGCTGAATGAAGAATACGTCCGCACAGCTGCCGAAGGGCGATATGAAGTGCAGGGGGATGATTTATTTTTTATTGTTCAGGAATACGCAACATTGCCCTTCGAACAGGGGCGTCTTGAGATTCACCAGAAGTACCTGGATATCCAATTCATTGCTTCCGGACGCGAATGCATCGGTTACGCTCCCCTCGAAGGTCTTGCTGAATTGGAACCCTATTCGGACTCCAAAGATATCGCCTTTTACAGCTCAAACAGACCGGTCAGCCGGCTGATTCTGGAAACCGGGATGTTTGCTGTCTTTTTCCCGCAGGAACCCCACATGCCCGGTCGTCAGGTGTCTGACAAGCCGGAACCGGTCAAAAAGATTGTGGTCAAAATCCGTATGAAATAA
- a CDS encoding response regulator: MEKMKELFTTGEAADICKVSQQTIIRCFDSGRLEGFRVPGSRFRRIPRESLIKFMKDNNIPLDNLLGDGKIKVLIVDDDDEIVELMVDVLSRDGRFEIRTASSGYDAGIQTQQFLPDVILLDYMLPDVNGNIVCRTIKNNPNFSHIHIIIVSGVVNREEIDDLLAAGASEFIAKPFNIAEITEKIARLART; the protein is encoded by the coding sequence ATGGAGAAAATGAAGGAACTGTTTACAACGGGGGAAGCAGCAGACATTTGCAAAGTAAGCCAGCAGACGATTATCCGATGTTTTGATTCCGGCCGTCTGGAGGGCTTTCGTGTTCCAGGGTCCCGGTTCAGAAGAATCCCGCGGGAATCCCTTATTAAGTTTATGAAAGACAACAATATCCCTCTGGATAATCTGCTTGGTGACGGCAAAATCAAGGTTTTGATTGTCGATGATGATGATGAAATCGTTGAATTGATGGTGGACGTGCTCAGTCGGGATGGACGTTTTGAGATTCGAACCGCTTCCAGCGGCTACGATGCCGGAATCCAGACCCAGCAGTTTCTTCCGGATGTCATCCTGCTGGACTATATGCTTCCGGATGTCAACGGAAATATTGTCTGCCGAACCATTAAGAACAACCCGAACTTTTCCCATATTCACATCATCATTGTCAGCGGTGTTGTCAACCGCGAAGAAATTGATGATTTGCTGGCCGCCGGGGCTTCGGAGTTTATCGCAAAACCGTTCAATATCGCTGAAATTACCGAAAAAATCGCACGGCTGGCTCGAACCTAA
- a CDS encoding uroporphyrinogen decarboxylase family protein, with the protein MATSVLLKEPQRAPSAEGKLLQAVRQAYQQGRRLAAPLAGFPACSWMGVSIKVAQQNYGIHYKCIAAMVEKLRPDAAFMMMDLSVEANALGLPVRFPVHDSSSVEYHPVQTLEDLCPFRPINILQDSRICSYIKTVEMLRTGLPEGVLVGAYVIGPFTLSGLLAGAEQIAADTILDPEKVETLCQFSTGVIQPYARALVHAGADLLCILEPTAGIIGPAEFERFSAAYVRQIIDSVRHTGADTIYHICGNSMHLIEAMARSGVSALSLDSPQIGVNLPLAAQKAGPDVLVIGNINPVAVMQDGTPEQVRTACLELLEQMQDYPNFILSTGCDLPPAVPVENLRAFMETARRWRQNLSKNRK; encoded by the coding sequence ATGGCAACATCTGTTTTATTAAAAGAACCGCAAAGGGCTCCTTCGGCGGAAGGAAAGCTGCTCCAGGCTGTCCGGCAGGCCTATCAGCAGGGCCGTCGGCTGGCTGCGCCGCTGGCGGGTTTTCCCGCCTGCAGCTGGATGGGCGTGTCCATCAAAGTAGCCCAGCAGAATTACGGCATTCACTACAAATGCATTGCCGCTATGGTTGAAAAACTTCGTCCTGATGCCGCCTTTATGATGATGGACCTGTCCGTGGAGGCCAACGCTCTCGGTCTGCCGGTTCGATTTCCTGTTCACGATTCAAGCTCCGTCGAATATCACCCGGTTCAAACGCTTGAGGACCTCTGCCCCTTCCGTCCAATCAATATCCTCCAGGATTCCCGCATCTGTTCCTATATCAAGACGGTCGAGATGCTTCGGACGGGTCTGCCGGAAGGGGTTTTGGTTGGGGCTTATGTCATCGGCCCCTTTACCCTGTCGGGATTACTGGCCGGAGCCGAACAGATTGCCGCGGATACCATTCTGGACCCCGAGAAGGTGGAAACCCTTTGTCAGTTTTCGACCGGTGTCATTCAGCCCTATGCCAGAGCGCTGGTTCATGCCGGGGCCGACCTGCTGTGCATTCTCGAACCGACGGCGGGCATTATCGGCCCGGCTGAATTCGAACGGTTCAGTGCCGCTTATGTCCGGCAAATCATTGATTCTGTCCGTCATACCGGTGCGGACACGATTTATCATATTTGCGGCAACTCCATGCATCTGATTGAAGCGATGGCCCGTTCCGGTGTATCCGCCCTCAGCCTCGATTCCCCGCAAATCGGCGTCAATCTTCCGCTTGCGGCACAGAAAGCCGGCCCGGACGTGCTCGTCATCGGCAATATCAATCCGGTCGCCGTGATGCAGGATGGAACCCCGGAGCAGGTTCGGACGGCTTGTCTGGAACTGCTCGAACAGATGCAGGATTATCCGAATTTTATCCTGAGCACCGGCTGCGATTTGCCGCCTGCGGTTCCTGTGGAGAACCTCCGTGCTTTTATGGAAACAGCCCGCCGATGGCGGCAGAACCTGTCAAAAAACCGAAAATGA
- a CDS encoding HDOD domain-containing protein: protein MPSSANKLAAARQVEMIVRQLDTLSTFPQVAGNALRLLTAEWPSENSELVEMLKADPALSARILSIASQQIRPTAEQPLSIEQAVEVLSSEQIRDAVLSVQVFQAFEIPAAEQEEYDFRHQLALHALATACAADQLAQEALPSPLRSIAFSAGLLHDLGKLALLEVMPKSFLQMVRQAQAEGVSLIGIEQHHLGLDHTTIGKRLAEKWNLPKPIQTAVWLHHSDTEAVAAHIPFIEVASLVHLADCMARKAEIGVSGSYDTIEEALLTGARVRLSPDLLDRVFSELPERVQNLSRRLGLHTPAAARHYYGAIHQTAAKLAKLNLDLSQTSRQFQIKSRQVELLDQFLGRVKPQDTLETLAFHLACVLADAVQGAVSVLLQTDLGEPSVCCFTVDRQRKQYSALLQLPAGKTVAARQEKEEFSVRIIDAELDWFFDKFSARLNPAISYSAPLAVPGFRLGRVVFELAQADRLELTAETIGPLCQAAASVLQTADVARRNLELSERLAEVLGNLKMARRQIAQMEAIHSVAEMAAGAAHELNNPLSVISGRAQLLASSETDPQRQQELRIIQERTEEMAQILKDLMSYARPAQPEKHIHSVLDLVNEAIRRTCKIHNLPQMAVRLEGLDSLADVYVDFEQIVEVLTHILLNSLQSYPGENGPIRISRTPLQPPSGAVFSISDQGCGMDPKTLANASKPFFSARPAGRRRGMGLARAQRLLQVNDGSMMITSRVGKGTTVTITLPGT, encoded by the coding sequence ATGCCTTCCTCCGCCAACAAACTTGCTGCAGCCCGTCAGGTCGAGATGATCGTGCGTCAGCTGGATACCCTGTCTACTTTTCCGCAGGTTGCAGGCAATGCGCTCCGTCTCCTCACTGCGGAATGGCCCTCTGAAAACTCCGAGCTGGTCGAAATGCTCAAGGCCGATCCAGCCCTTTCGGCCAGAATTCTTTCGATTGCTTCTCAGCAGATAAGGCCGACGGCAGAACAGCCTCTTTCCATTGAACAGGCCGTTGAGGTTCTCAGCAGTGAGCAGATTCGGGATGCTGTTCTTTCGGTGCAGGTCTTTCAGGCCTTTGAGATTCCCGCTGCAGAGCAGGAGGAGTACGATTTTCGTCATCAGCTGGCCCTTCATGCGTTGGCGACCGCCTGTGCTGCCGACCAGCTGGCCCAGGAGGCCTTGCCTTCTCCTCTGCGGAGTATCGCTTTTTCCGCCGGACTTCTTCATGACCTCGGGAAACTGGCTCTTCTGGAGGTAATGCCGAAAAGTTTTTTGCAAATGGTCAGACAGGCCCAGGCCGAAGGGGTTTCTCTGATTGGTATTGAACAGCATCATCTCGGTCTTGACCATACCACCATCGGAAAGCGTCTTGCAGAAAAGTGGAATCTTCCAAAACCGATTCAAACCGCTGTCTGGCTTCATCACAGCGATACAGAAGCGGTGGCGGCTCATATTCCTTTCATTGAAGTGGCGTCCCTTGTTCATCTGGCGGATTGTATGGCTCGCAAGGCCGAAATCGGCGTCTCCGGCTCCTATGATACCATCGAAGAAGCCCTCCTGACCGGCGCACGAGTTCGCTTAAGTCCGGATTTGCTCGACCGTGTGTTCAGCGAACTGCCCGAACGGGTTCAGAATCTAAGCCGCCGGCTGGGACTCCATACGCCGGCCGCAGCCCGCCATTACTACGGAGCGATCCACCAGACCGCCGCAAAATTGGCCAAATTGAATCTCGATTTGTCTCAAACCAGCCGTCAATTCCAAATCAAAAGTCGACAAGTGGAGCTGCTTGACCAATTCCTTGGGCGCGTCAAACCTCAAGATACCCTTGAGACACTCGCCTTTCATTTGGCCTGTGTTTTGGCGGATGCTGTTCAGGGAGCTGTCAGCGTCCTTCTTCAGACGGACCTCGGGGAACCGTCTGTCTGCTGCTTTACGGTGGACCGGCAGAGAAAACAGTATTCGGCCCTGCTTCAGCTTCCTGCAGGGAAAACGGTCGCTGCTCGTCAGGAAAAGGAGGAGTTTTCCGTTCGGATTATTGATGCAGAGCTTGACTGGTTTTTTGACAAGTTTTCCGCTCGGCTCAATCCCGCCATCTCCTATTCGGCCCCTCTGGCCGTCCCGGGATTTCGACTCGGCAGAGTCGTCTTCGAGTTGGCTCAGGCAGACCGTCTTGAATTGACAGCAGAGACAATCGGCCCGCTTTGTCAGGCCGCCGCCTCTGTTCTTCAGACGGCGGATGTGGCAAGGCGAAATCTCGAATTGTCCGAGCGTCTGGCCGAAGTCCTCGGCAATCTGAAGATGGCGCGCCGTCAAATCGCCCAGATGGAGGCCATTCACAGTGTTGCCGAAATGGCTGCCGGTGCCGCCCATGAATTGAATAATCCGCTTTCAGTGATTTCAGGCCGTGCTCAGTTGTTGGCTTCCTCGGAAACAGACCCGCAGCGGCAGCAGGAACTTCGCATTATTCAGGAGCGGACGGAGGAGATGGCACAGATTCTCAAAGATTTGATGTCCTATGCCCGTCCGGCACAGCCCGAAAAACATATCCATTCCGTCCTCGATTTGGTGAATGAAGCGATCCGAAGAACGTGTAAAATTCATAATTTGCCGCAAATGGCCGTTCGCCTCGAAGGACTTGATTCTTTGGCGGATGTGTATGTCGATTTTGAACAAATTGTGGAGGTTTTGACCCATATTCTTCTCAACAGTCTCCAATCTTACCCCGGGGAAAACGGCCCGATTCGCATTTCCAGAACTCCTTTGCAGCCCCCGAGCGGAGCGGTGTTCAGCATTTCCGACCAGGGGTGCGGAATGGACCCCAAAACATTGGCCAATGCCTCCAAACCCTTCTTTTCAGCCCGTCCTGCAGGACGCCGTCGGGGAATGGGACTGGCCCGAGCCCAGCGGCTTCTTCAGGTCAACGACGGCTCTATGATGATTACCTCCAGAGTCGGGAAGGGCACCACAGTCACTATTACGCTTCCTGGTACTTAA
- a CDS encoding corrinoid protein: MADLKALAQAVIDGNPTEAVRLTREALEQGIPPKTILDEGLIAGMDVVGVRFKANEVYIPQVVIAGRAMKMAMELLEPKLAAAGVDPIGKAVIGTVQGDLHDIGKNLVAMMLKGAGFKVEDLGVDVDPETFVEKAKSTNAQIVGLSALLTTTMTAMDKTIQAIREAGLSCKVMVGGAPVTQNFADKIGADGYAPDAASAVDLAKSLLN, translated from the coding sequence ATGGCTGACTTAAAAGCACTGGCACAGGCCGTAATTGACGGAAACCCGACCGAAGCAGTTCGGCTGACACGGGAGGCCCTCGAGCAGGGCATCCCGCCCAAAACCATCCTCGATGAAGGGTTGATTGCCGGAATGGATGTAGTGGGAGTCCGCTTCAAAGCCAACGAAGTCTATATTCCTCAGGTGGTGATTGCCGGACGGGCGATGAAAATGGCAATGGAGCTGCTCGAGCCCAAACTGGCTGCCGCCGGCGTGGACCCCATCGGTAAGGCTGTGATCGGAACGGTCCAGGGCGACCTGCACGATATCGGCAAGAATCTGGTAGCCATGATGCTCAAGGGAGCCGGGTTTAAGGTCGAAGACCTCGGTGTGGATGTGGACCCGGAAACCTTTGTAGAAAAAGCCAAAAGCACCAATGCCCAGATTGTCGGCCTCAGCGCGCTGTTAACCACGACAATGACCGCGATGGATAAAACCATTCAGGCCATACGCGAAGCCGGTTTGTCCTGCAAAGTGATGGTCGGCGGGGCACCGGTCACCCAAAACTTTGCCGACAAAATCGGCGCAGACGGCTATGCACCTGATGCCGCCTCCGCCGTCGACTTGGCCAAAAGTCTCTTAAATTGA
- the amrA gene encoding AmmeMemoRadiSam system protein A — protein sequence MNQTQRNLLLKVAKDAVRAAVKGLPKPPLPKVDDPELMEPRGCFVTLKNGEDLRGCIGQFEADRPLIEMVSRMAVSSARHDPRFAGDRITSAELPQLHIEISVLSPMVPTDDPLKLELGVHGIYITDGFRSGCFLPQVATETGWSKEEFLDYCCTHKAGLPPRAWQKDPSIRVYLFTAEVFGADWTQIED from the coding sequence ATGAACCAAACCCAGCGCAATCTGCTGCTGAAAGTGGCCAAGGATGCCGTGCGGGCGGCTGTGAAAGGTCTGCCCAAACCGCCGCTGCCGAAAGTGGATGACCCTGAATTGATGGAGCCGCGCGGCTGTTTCGTGACCCTCAAAAACGGCGAAGACCTCCGCGGCTGCATCGGACAATTCGAAGCCGACCGTCCCCTCATCGAGATGGTCAGTCGGATGGCTGTTTCCTCCGCCAGGCACGACCCTCGTTTTGCAGGCGATCGGATTACTTCCGCCGAACTGCCGCAGCTGCACATCGAGATTTCCGTCCTGTCGCCGATGGTTCCGACTGATGACCCCCTGAAGCTTGAACTGGGCGTTCACGGCATTTATATCACCGATGGTTTTCGGTCCGGCTGCTTCCTGCCGCAGGTGGCGACGGAGACCGGTTGGTCCAAAGAGGAGTTTCTGGATTACTGCTGCACACACAAAGCGGGCCTTCCTCCACGGGCCTGGCAGAAAGACCCTTCCATTCGCGTGTATCTCTTTACCGCCGAGGTTTTCGGGGCCGATTGGACCCAGATTGAGGATTGA
- a CDS encoding sigma-70 family RNA polymerase sigma factor produces MLDEKILVWQFNRGSTNALCKIYQRYKNELFGLALSLLHDQSSAEDAVHDVFVRFAQTAGRFRLRRSLKGYLCVCTANRARDILRSKARSEVSLDEQAAGPDETVHPEKRLIQTEESRRLQEALEKLPYEQREVILFHLHQELSFREIASVKNVSVNTIQSRYRYGIEKMRTFLTEGIDHELSRKY; encoded by the coding sequence AATCGAGGCAGCACCAATGCTCTTTGCAAAATTTATCAACGGTACAAAAACGAACTTTTCGGGCTGGCCTTGTCGCTGCTGCATGATCAATCTTCGGCTGAGGATGCGGTTCATGATGTGTTTGTCCGCTTTGCCCAAACGGCCGGCCGCTTTCGGCTTCGTCGCTCCTTGAAGGGGTACCTGTGCGTTTGTACGGCCAACCGGGCCCGTGATATACTCCGCAGCAAAGCACGGTCGGAGGTATCCCTTGACGAACAGGCCGCCGGTCCGGATGAAACCGTTCATCCGGAAAAACGTCTGATCCAAACCGAAGAGTCCAGACGGCTGCAGGAAGCCCTTGAGAAACTCCCCTATGAGCAGCGGGAGGTGATTCTTTTCCATCTCCATCAGGAACTGAGTTTTCGCGAAATCGCATCCGTGAAGAATGTGTCCGTAAACACCATTCAAAGCCGCTACCGGTACGGAATTGAAAAGATGAGAACGTTTCTGACGGAAGGCATTGACCATGAACTCAGCAGAAAATATTGA
- a CDS encoding Maf family protein — translation MKPDGTFILASASPRRKLLLEQAGYRFEVVPSQVDESNVDISGLTYEQAAARLALAKAQDVAASYPDCLVLAADTVVDSDGVLIGKPADAAEAEAILRRLFRKPHRVITGIALVWKSRNLEICESCITWVYPKKITEEQLAAYLASGDWQGKAGAYGIQEINDAFVERIDGSFTNVVGLPMERVQSLLKQWGIVPIPTKAGGDFSF, via the coding sequence ATGAAACCGGACGGCACCTTCATTCTTGCCTCTGCCTCTCCGCGGCGGAAACTTCTTCTCGAGCAGGCCGGATACCGCTTTGAGGTTGTTCCCTCGCAGGTGGATGAGTCCAACGTCGACATCTCCGGCCTGACGTATGAGCAGGCGGCCGCTCGTCTGGCTCTGGCCAAGGCGCAGGATGTGGCCGCCTCGTATCCTGATTGTCTCGTACTGGCCGCCGACACGGTGGTTGATTCCGACGGTGTGCTGATCGGCAAACCCGCCGACGCCGCCGAGGCCGAAGCGATTCTCCGTCGGCTCTTCCGCAAGCCGCACCGAGTCATCACCGGAATCGCTCTGGTTTGGAAGTCCCGAAATTTGGAGATATGCGAGTCCTGCATTACCTGGGTGTATCCGAAAAAAATCACGGAGGAGCAGTTGGCGGCCTATCTGGCCTCCGGCGACTGGCAGGGCAAGGCCGGCGCCTACGGCATCCAGGAAATCAACGACGCCTTCGTCGAACGCATCGACGGCTCCTTCACCAACGTCGTCGGCCTGCCGATGGAGCGAGTTCAATCCCTTTTGAAGCAGTGGGGGATCGTTCCGATTCCTACAAAAGCTGGCGGAGATTTTTCTTTTTAG
- a CDS encoding PAS domain S-box protein, whose product MKSRWKRSRFCREAAAVFLFGLLAVLGIAAGSAAVWYWGLSFYPALTLTELLSSPLLSLLVLSDAVGVVFFWLLAVSVIYRLRRRKRRLLLPAEQDMLARIIDGLSVPMFVINQDHVVTHWNRACEKLTGIWAGRILGTQRHGQYLGDEKGWTLADWILRQTPEEEIRAVYGSSFKPSGLLKDSYEAQRFFPHLGSAGKWLAFTAAPLRDLKGNLVGAIQTFQDITQAKQHEQHLEEALHTVEKLLQRAPVGLFIVDKNRTIRRANSAALQILGKKIEDVVGKPCCGVLCGQNHASCPVLHEGHTFEGEHVSLVGPEGKPITILKNAFPVMLEGQEVLIEAFVDITEIEKAQNALQRESAKLSSMIAGMQEGVVFADSEDTIVEVNPYFLKMVGKTREDLLGRKLADVHPLQIQAKLKQMIRSFRENPRSEPVMIRREFFDRIVEMRIQPIYCDNGVYAGVLANLIDITELVKAKELAESANKTKSQFLANMSHEIRTPMNAILGFCELLAATALDEEQKDYVNVIANSGRNLLQIINDILDFTKIEAGKLTIEKVQFALEPFLRHIEQMMKPIAAKKGLNFEFFKGDNLPEIVETDPVRLNQCLINLIGNAVKFTETGYVHVTVSWEDRPGEDGRLCIDIEDTGIGIPKEKQKLIFESFTQADASTTRRFGGTGLGLSITQKLIHLMGGELFLHSQPGQGSIFTISLPVSLTNAPFQGELDFSTDTRRPEYSAGIRSDQLWACQNEDSEQPACVLVAEDSRANQIFMKKLLERYGFEVMLTANGKETVRMAMRKEYDLIFMDMEMPVMNGYQATGILRKQQIKTPIIALTANALQGDREKCLAAGCDDYLSKPVKAEELAQILEKYLSRRIKALNEQTEHLRRQADDLASEANQSLQKGTASQNLNSSQSDDK is encoded by the coding sequence TTGAAATCAAGGTGGAAAAGAAGCCGCTTTTGCCGAGAAGCAGCGGCGGTATTTCTTTTCGGGCTGCTGGCCGTGCTCGGAATAGCGGCTGGTTCAGCGGCAGTTTGGTATTGGGGACTTTCTTTTTATCCGGCCCTGACTTTGACAGAATTGCTCTCCAGTCCTTTGCTGTCTTTGTTGGTCCTGTCAGATGCCGTCGGGGTTGTATTTTTCTGGCTGCTCGCGGTCAGCGTGATTTATCGTCTCCGTCGGAGAAAACGCCGGCTTCTTCTTCCGGCTGAACAGGATATGCTGGCTCGAATCATTGACGGCTTGTCGGTCCCGATGTTTGTCATCAATCAGGACCATGTTGTGACCCATTGGAACCGGGCCTGCGAAAAGTTGACCGGCATCTGGGCCGGCAGAATTCTCGGAACCCAGCGCCACGGTCAGTATCTCGGAGATGAAAAGGGATGGACCCTGGCGGATTGGATTCTCCGACAGACTCCCGAGGAAGAGATCCGGGCTGTCTACGGTTCCTCCTTCAAACCCAGCGGTCTGCTCAAAGATTCCTATGAAGCCCAGCGGTTTTTTCCGCATCTGGGGTCGGCCGGCAAATGGCTGGCTTTTACGGCTGCCCCCCTTCGGGATTTGAAGGGCAATTTGGTTGGTGCCATCCAGACCTTTCAGGATATTACCCAGGCCAAGCAGCATGAACAGCATCTTGAGGAAGCGCTCCATACCGTTGAAAAACTTCTGCAGCGGGCTCCGGTCGGTCTGTTTATTGTGGATAAAAACCGAACCATTCGACGTGCCAACAGTGCTGCCCTCCAGATTTTAGGAAAGAAAATCGAAGATGTCGTCGGCAAACCCTGCTGCGGGGTTCTTTGCGGCCAGAATCATGCTTCTTGTCCTGTGCTCCATGAAGGCCATACGTTTGAAGGCGAACATGTTTCGCTTGTTGGTCCTGAAGGCAAGCCTATAACTATTCTCAAGAATGCTTTTCCTGTCATGCTTGAAGGCCAAGAAGTGCTCATTGAGGCCTTTGTGGACATCACGGAGATAGAAAAAGCCCAGAATGCACTCCAGAGGGAATCGGCCAAACTGTCTTCTATGATTGCCGGAATGCAGGAAGGTGTTGTGTTTGCCGATTCCGAGGACACCATTGTGGAAGTCAATCCGTATTTCCTCAAAATGGTCGGGAAAACCCGTGAAGACCTTCTGGGCAGAAAGCTGGCGGATGTTCACCCGCTGCAGATTCAGGCCAAACTCAAACAAATGATTCGCTCGTTTCGCGAAAATCCTCGCAGTGAACCGGTCATGATTCGCCGGGAATTTTTCGACCGAATCGTCGAAATGCGAATTCAGCCGATTTATTGTGATAACGGGGTTTATGCCGGAGTGCTGGCCAATCTCATTGATATCACCGAATTGGTCAAAGCCAAGGAATTGGCCGAAAGTGCGAATAAAACCAAAAGCCAGTTTTTGGCGAATATGAGCCACGAAATCCGCACACCGATGAATGCAATTCTGGGTTTCTGTGAGCTCCTGGCGGCCACCGCGCTGGATGAGGAGCAGAAGGATTACGTGAATGTTATTGCCAACAGCGGCCGCAACCTCCTGCAGATTATTAACGATATCCTCGATTTTACCAAAATCGAAGCCGGCAAACTTACCATTGAAAAGGTCCAGTTTGCCCTCGAACCGTTCCTTCGGCACATCGAACAGATGATGAAACCCATCGCCGCTAAAAAAGGTCTCAATTTTGAATTCTTTAAAGGCGACAATCTGCCGGAAATCGTCGAAACTGACCCGGTTCGGCTGAATCAGTGTTTAATCAATCTAATCGGAAATGCCGTCAAGTTTACCGAAACCGGCTATGTTCACGTCACAGTGTCCTGGGAAGACCGCCCGGGAGAGGACGGACGCCTGTGTATCGATATTGAGGACACCGGAATTGGAATCCCTAAAGAAAAGCAGAAATTGATTTTTGAGTCTTTTACGCAGGCCGATGCCTCCACGACTCGCAGATTCGGCGGAACAGGTCTGGGGCTGTCTATCACACAAAAATTAATTCATTTGATGGGCGGAGAACTGTTCCTGCACAGTCAGCCCGGTCAGGGGTCTATTTTTACGATTTCTCTGCCGGTCAGTCTGACCAACGCTCCGTTCCAGGGAGAACTGGATTTCAGCACCGATACCCGCAGACCGGAATACTCCGCCGGAATCCGCAGCGATCAGCTTTGGGCCTGCCAGAATGAAGATTCTGAACAGCCCGCATGCGTCCTTGTAGCTGAGGACAGTCGAGCCAACCAGATTTTTATGAAAAAACTGCTCGAACGCTACGGGTTCGAAGTGATGTTGACCGCCAACGGCAAGGAAACCGTCCGAATGGCTATGCGGAAAGAGTATGATTTGATTTTCATGGATATGGAAATGCCTGTTATGAACGGGTATCAGGCAACCGGTATCCTCCGGAAACAGCAAATCAAGACACCAATTATTGCGTTAACGGCTAATGCCCTTCAGGGAGACCGCGAGAAGTGTCTGGCGGCCGGCTGTGATGATTACCTGTCCAAACCTGTCAAAGCCGAAGAGCTTGCCCAAATTCTCGAAAAGTACCTTTCCCGGCGAATCAAGGCGTTAAATGAACAGACTGAACATCTTCGCAGGCAAGCTGATGACTTGGCTTCAGAAGCGAACCAGTCTCTTCAAAAAGGCACAGCATCTCAAAATCTGAATTCCTCTCAATCCGACGATAAATAG